The following proteins are encoded in a genomic region of Brachypodium distachyon strain Bd21 chromosome 1, Brachypodium_distachyon_v3.0, whole genome shotgun sequence:
- the LOC104582430 gene encoding mucin-7-like, which produces MLSSSASPLLGEEDDFETALAPPPRPLYCPAHGFGPCPARDGTAPPLPSPTPPAPAVDSTPPTVDNEIPAADSAPPTADAEPLVTDPAPPADDGAALDDVHPEARRLLRKFAAAMAAHRSSPAASGWNPASLGLSSCNDGGPSFP; this is translated from the coding sequence ATGTTGAGCAGTTCGGCGTCCCCATTGCTTGGTGAAGAAGATGACTTTGAGACCGCCCTCGCACCGCCCCCGCGGCCGTTGTACTGCCCCGCCCACGGGTTCGGGCCGTGCCCGGCAAGGGACGGCACGGCGCCGCCACTCCCGTCGCCTACTCCACCCGCACCGGCCGTCGACTCCACGCCTCCAACCGTCGACAACGAGATTCCGGCCGCCGACTCCGCGCCCCCAACGGCAGACGCCGAGCCTCTGGTCACCGACCCCGCTCCACCggccgacgacggcgccgcaCTCGACGACGTCCACCCGGAGGCGAGGCGCCTCCTCCGCAAGTttgcggccgccatggcggcaCACCGCTCCAGTCCTGCCGCCAGCGGGTGGAACCCTGCGTCCCTCGGCCTCTCGTCCTGCAACGATGGGGGGCCATCCTTCCCCTAG